In the Populus trichocarpa isolate Nisqually-1 chromosome 1, P.trichocarpa_v4.1, whole genome shotgun sequence genome, one interval contains:
- the LOC18094853 gene encoding LOW QUALITY PROTEIN: inactive protein kinase SELMODRAFT_444075-like (The sequence of the model RefSeq protein was modified relative to this genomic sequence to represent the inferred CDS: deleted 1 base in 1 codon), producing MSREQKKGKQEKGGSDVAVKVVVAVKASKEIPKTALVWALTHVVQPGDCITLLVVVPSHAPGRRLWGFPRFAADCANGHRKSHSGATSDQRCDITDSCSQMILQLHDVYDPNKINVKIKIVSGSPCGAVSAEAKKAQANWVVLDKQLKHEEKRCMEELQCNIVVMKRSQAKVLRLNLVGTSKEPEVVGPSPSKLNEASEQHSKNKNNSSGSIRGPVVTPTSSPELGTPFTVTEAGTSSVSSDPGASPFFISETNGELKKEEPLVIKENRDLDESSSDTDTEHLSLASSLRFEPWVGELLGSHIKSSRHVEESSQRSNCMAQTSTTEALLEKFSKLDRQTGIGMSNYRTDLDLSVNVREAISLSRNTPPGPPPLCSICQHKAPVFGKPPRWFSYAELELATGGFSQANFLAEGGFGSVHRGVLPDGQAVAVKQHKLASSQGDVEFCSEVEVLSCAQHRNVVMLIGFCIEDRRRLLVYEYICNGSLDSHLYGHHREPLEWSARQKIAVGAARGLRYLHEECRVGCIVHRDMRPNNILITHDFEPLVGDFGLARWQPDGDTGVETRVIGTFGYLAPEYAETGQITEKADVYSFGVVLVELVTGRKAVDLNRPKGQQCLTEWARPLLEEYAIVELIDPQLGNHYSEQEVYCMLHAASICIRRDPHSRPRMSQVLRILEGDMHVDTNYMSAPGYDVGNRSGRIYIDEQQQQQPPSKHYGVLLSTNEALEGFSGKLSFDTLEPTFRERDTARRISCQDDL from the exons ATGAGTAGAGAACAGAAGAAGGGGAAGCAAGAGAAAGGCGGCTCGGATGTTGCTGTGAAGGTGGTTGTCGCAGTTAAAGCCTCCAAGGAGATTCCTAAGACTGCTTTGGTCTGGGCTTTGACTCATGTTGTGCAACCTGGAGACTGCATTACTCTTCTTGTGGTTGTCCCTTCACACGCTCCAG GTCGAAGATTATGGGGATTCCCAAGATTTGCTGCTGACTGCGCCAATGGTCACCGGAAGTCTCATTCGGGAGCAACCTCAGATCAGAGGTGTGACATTACAGATTCCTGTTCCCAGATGATCCTTCAGCTTCATGATGTTTATGATCCAAACAAA ATCAATGTGAAGATAAAAATTGTTTCTGGATCACCTTGTGGGGCAGTCTCTGCAGAAGCCAAGAAGGCGCAAGCCAACTGGGTTGTACTAGACAA ACAGCTGAAGCACGAGGAAAAACGCTGCATGGAAGAGCTGCAATGCAACATAGTGGTTATGAAACGATCCCAGGCAAAAGTCCTCCGCTTGAATCTGGTTGGAACATCAAAGGAACCTGAAGTTGTGGGCCCATCACCTTCCAAACTAAATGAAGCTTCTGAGCAGCattcaaaaaataagaataattctTCAGGCTCCATTCGAGGACCGGTGGTTACTCCAACAAGTAGTCCAGAGCTTGGAACACCCTTTACTGTGACTGAAGCAGGAACTTCATCAGTCTCAAGTGATCCGGGAGCTTCACCATTTTTTATCTCAGAAACAAATGGAGAACTCAAGAAAGAGGAACCACTGGTCATTAAGGAAAATAGGGATCTTGATGAATCTAGTTCAGACACAGACACTGAACATTTATCTTTGGCTTCAAGTTTAAGGTTTGAACCATGGGTAGGAGAGTTACTTGGTTCTCATATTAAATCCTCAAGACACGTAGAAGAAAGCTCTCAGAGAAGTAATTGCATGGCGCAAACATCAACAACAGAAGCTTTGCTAGAGAAGTTCTCAAAACTTGATAGACAAACAGGAATTGGAATGTCAAACTACAGGACTGATCTAGACTTGAGTGTAAACGTGAGAGAGGCAATATCATTATCCAGAAATACGCCTCCTGGCCCGCCTCCTTTGTGTTCGATATGTCAGCATAAGGCACCTGTATTTGGGAAGCCCCCAAGGTGGTTTAGCTATGCTGAGTTGGAGCTTGCTACTGGAGGATTTTCGCAAGCCAATTTCTTGGCAGAGGGTGGGTTTGGATCTGTTCACAGAGGTGTATTGCCAGATGGCCAGGCAGTTGCTGTCAAGCAGCACAAATTGGCTAGCTCACAGGGGGATGTAGAATTTTGCTCAGAGGTGGAAGTCCTTAGCTGTGCTCAGCATCGAAATGTTGTTATGCTCATCGGGTTTTGTATTGAGGACAGAAGGAGGTTGTTAGTTTATGAATATATATGCAACGGGTCACTAGATTCTCATCTGTATG GGCATCATAGGGAGCCATTAGAATGGTCCGCGCGCCAGAAGATTGCAGTAGGAGCTGCTCGAGGGTTACGTTATCTTCATGAAGAATGCAGAGTAGGTTGCATAGTCCATCGTGATATGCGGCCAAACAACATTCTCATAACCCATGATTTTGAACCCCTG GTTGGAGATTTTGGCCTAGCAAGGTGGCAGCCTGATGGCGATACTGGTGTTGAAACAAGAGTGATCGGAACATTTGG GTATTTGGCTCCAGAATATGCTGAAACCGGTCAAATCACAGAAAAAGCTGATGTTTATTCCTTTGGAGTAGTTTTGGTCGAGCTTGTTACAGGACGAAAGGCAGTGGACCTCAACCGGCCAAAGGGCCAGCAGTGTCTCACGGAATGG GCGCGCCCTCTATTGGAAGAATATGCCATAGTGGAACTGATTGACCCACAGCTTGGCAATCACTATTCAGAACAGGAGGTCTACTGCATGCTCCATGCAGCATCGATATGCATACGACGGGATCCTCATTCCAGGCCTCGTATGTCTCAG GTTCTCCGCATACTAGAAGGTGACATGCATGTTGACACGAATTACATGTCAGCACCCGGGTATGATGTGGGGAACCGGAGTGGAAGGATTTACATAGAT gaacagcagcagcagcagccgccATCAAAACATTATGGTGTTCTGCTGTCAACGAATGAGGCATTGGAAGGATTCAGTGGGAAGCTCTCTTTCGACACCCTAGAGCCAACTTTCCGGGAAAGGGATACCGCCAGGAGGATTTCATGCCAAGATGATTTGTAA
- the LOC7465155 gene encoding 3-epi-6-deoxocathasterone 23-monooxygenase CYP90D1 isoform X2, producing the protein MNINTDNLLWIALAISLSSTAIIFLYRNSSWFSSSSMMTIRLSSSKYKTPLPLGTLGWPFIGETIDFVSCAYSDRPESFMDKRRRMYGKVFKSHIFGSPTIVSTDAEVSKFILQSDAKVFVPSYPKSLTELMGKSSILLINGSLQRRIHGLIGAFFKSPHLKAQITRDMQSYVQESMEKWREDQPIFIQDETKNIAFQVLVKALISLDPGEEMELLKKQFQEFIAGLMSLPLNIPGSQLYRSLQAKKKMVKLVQKIIQSKREGRAGIVSMAPKDVAEVLLNDASEQLTDDLIADNMIDMMIPGEDSVPVLMTLAVKYLSDCPAALQQLTVITETLRMGNIIIGVMRKAMKDTEIKGYLIPKGWCAFAYFRSVHLDENNYEWPYEFNPWRWQDKDMSINGSFTPFGGGQRLCPGLDLARLEASIFLHHFVTQFRWVAEEDTVVNFPTVRMKRRMPIWVKRGGEN; encoded by the exons ATGAATATTAACACGGacaatttattgtggattgcgTTAGCAATCTCGTTGTCCAGTACTGCCATAATATTTCTCTACAGGAACAGCAGCTGGTTTAGTAGCAGTAGTATGATGACGATCAGATTATCATCATCAAAGTACAAAACCCCACTTCCTTTAGGCACTCTTGGATGGCCCTTTATCGGTGAAACCATCGACTTCGTTTCATGTGCTTACTCAGACCGCCCTGAAAGCTTCATGGATAAACGCCGTCGCAT GTATGGGAAGGTGTTCAAGTCACATATATTTGGAAGTCCGACTATAGTATCAACAGATGCAGAAGTGAGCAAATTTATACTACAAAGTGATGCAAAGGTGTTCGTTCCTTCTTACCCGAAATCTCTAACCGAGTTGATGGGAAAATCTTCCATTTTGCTCATCAATGGGAGCTTACAAAGGAGAATTCATGGTCTCATAGGTGCCTTCTTCAAATCCCCTCATCTCAAAGCTCAAATCACCCGAGACATGCAAAGTTATGTTCAAGAATCAATGGAGAAATGGAGAGAAGACCAGCCCATTTTCATACAAGATGAAACCAAGAAT ATTGCCTTTCAAGTATTAGTCAAGGCATTGATTAGTTTGGATCCTGGTGAAGAAATGGAGCTGCTAAAGAAACAGTTCCAAGAATTCATTGCTGGTCTCATGTCCTTACCTTTAAACATCCCTGGAAGTCAACTTTATCGATCATTACAG GCAAAGAAGAAAATGGTGAAGTTAGTGCAGAAAATCATCCAATCTAAAAGAGAAGGTAGAGCTGGGATTGTTTCAATGGCACCAAAGGATGTAGCGGAAGTGTTGCTTAATGATGCAAGTGAACAGTTAACAGATGATTTAATAGCTGATAATATGATCGATATGATGATACCTGGTGAGGATTCAGTGCCGGTCCTCATGACTCTTGCTGTTAAGTACCTTTCAGATTGCCCTGCTGCTCTGCAACAATTGACG GTGATCACAGAAACTCTAAGAATGGGAAACATAATAATCGGGGTGATGAGAAAGGCGATGAAGGACACAGAAATTAAAGGGTATTTGATACCCAAAGGATGGTGTGCTTTTGCATATTTCAGGTCAGTTCATCTTGATGAAAACAACTATGAGTGGCCTTACGAATTCAATCCATGGAGGTGGCAA GACAAGGATATGAGCATTAATGGCAGCTTCACTCCATTTGGAGGAGGACAAAGATTATGTCCTGGACTTGACCTCGCCAGGCTGGAAGCTTCAATCTTCTTGCACCACTTTGTCACCCAGTTCAG GTGGGTGGCTGAGGAGGATACTGTAGTGAATTTCCCTACTGTAAGAATGAAGAGAAGAATGCCGATTTGGGTCAAAAGGGGAGGAGAAAATTAA
- the LOC7465155 gene encoding 3-epi-6-deoxocathasterone 23-monooxygenase CYP90D1 isoform X1 produces the protein MNINTDNLLWIALAISLSSTAIIFLYRNSSWFSSSSMMTIRLSSSKYKTPLPLGTLGWPFIGETIDFVSCAYSDRPESFMDKRRRMYGKVFKSHIFGSPTIVSTDAEVSKFILQSDAKVFVPSYPKSLTELMGKSSILLINGSLQRRIHGLIGAFFKSPHLKAQITRDMQSYVQESMEKWREDQPIFIQDETKNIAFQVLVKALISLDPGEEMELLKKQFQEFIAGLMSLPLNIPGSQLYRSLQAKKKMVKLVQKIIQSKREGRAGIVSMAPKDVAEVLLNDASEQLTDDLIADNMIDMMIPGEDSVPVLMTLAVKYLSDCPAALQQLTKENMKLKSLKAQHGEPLCWTDYLSLPFTQTVITETLRMGNIIIGVMRKAMKDTEIKGYLIPKGWCAFAYFRSVHLDENNYEWPYEFNPWRWQDKDMSINGSFTPFGGGQRLCPGLDLARLEASIFLHHFVTQFRWVAEEDTVVNFPTVRMKRRMPIWVKRGGEN, from the exons ATGAATATTAACACGGacaatttattgtggattgcgTTAGCAATCTCGTTGTCCAGTACTGCCATAATATTTCTCTACAGGAACAGCAGCTGGTTTAGTAGCAGTAGTATGATGACGATCAGATTATCATCATCAAAGTACAAAACCCCACTTCCTTTAGGCACTCTTGGATGGCCCTTTATCGGTGAAACCATCGACTTCGTTTCATGTGCTTACTCAGACCGCCCTGAAAGCTTCATGGATAAACGCCGTCGCAT GTATGGGAAGGTGTTCAAGTCACATATATTTGGAAGTCCGACTATAGTATCAACAGATGCAGAAGTGAGCAAATTTATACTACAAAGTGATGCAAAGGTGTTCGTTCCTTCTTACCCGAAATCTCTAACCGAGTTGATGGGAAAATCTTCCATTTTGCTCATCAATGGGAGCTTACAAAGGAGAATTCATGGTCTCATAGGTGCCTTCTTCAAATCCCCTCATCTCAAAGCTCAAATCACCCGAGACATGCAAAGTTATGTTCAAGAATCAATGGAGAAATGGAGAGAAGACCAGCCCATTTTCATACAAGATGAAACCAAGAAT ATTGCCTTTCAAGTATTAGTCAAGGCATTGATTAGTTTGGATCCTGGTGAAGAAATGGAGCTGCTAAAGAAACAGTTCCAAGAATTCATTGCTGGTCTCATGTCCTTACCTTTAAACATCCCTGGAAGTCAACTTTATCGATCATTACAG GCAAAGAAGAAAATGGTGAAGTTAGTGCAGAAAATCATCCAATCTAAAAGAGAAGGTAGAGCTGGGATTGTTTCAATGGCACCAAAGGATGTAGCGGAAGTGTTGCTTAATGATGCAAGTGAACAGTTAACAGATGATTTAATAGCTGATAATATGATCGATATGATGATACCTGGTGAGGATTCAGTGCCGGTCCTCATGACTCTTGCTGTTAAGTACCTTTCAGATTGCCCTGCTGCTCTGCAACAATTGACG AAGGAgaacatgaaattgaaaagtctCAAAGCTCAGCATGGGGAGCCATTGTGCTGGACTGATTATTTATCTCTACCCTTTACTCAAacg GTGATCACAGAAACTCTAAGAATGGGAAACATAATAATCGGGGTGATGAGAAAGGCGATGAAGGACACAGAAATTAAAGGGTATTTGATACCCAAAGGATGGTGTGCTTTTGCATATTTCAGGTCAGTTCATCTTGATGAAAACAACTATGAGTGGCCTTACGAATTCAATCCATGGAGGTGGCAA GACAAGGATATGAGCATTAATGGCAGCTTCACTCCATTTGGAGGAGGACAAAGATTATGTCCTGGACTTGACCTCGCCAGGCTGGAAGCTTCAATCTTCTTGCACCACTTTGTCACCCAGTTCAG GTGGGTGGCTGAGGAGGATACTGTAGTGAATTTCCCTACTGTAAGAATGAAGAGAAGAATGCCGATTTGGGTCAAAAGGGGAGGAGAAAATTAA
- the LOC18094854 gene encoding uncharacterized protein LOC18094854 isoform X3 codes for MKAEEEGGLKLFTNKPKKATGTSSSSSSAAAAASYKMGSQSTAPPPPPQPPKESFARRYKFLWPLILTVNLSVGAYLFMRTKKKDTVQEEEVSSKIPSSTPSTTAPVSETPIPSPTISEVVKLCEPIREDQQRELFKWILEEKRKVKPKDSEERKRIDDEKAILKQFIRAKSIPSI; via the exons ATGAAggcagaagaagaaggaggtcTAAAGCTCTTCACCAACAAACCCAAGAAAG CAACAgggacatcatcatcatcatcatctgctGCTGCAGCTGCATCATACAAAATGGGGTCTCAGTCTACCGCACCTCCACCCCCCCCTCAGCCTCCAAAGGAGTCTTTCGCTAGGCGTTACAAGTTCCTTTGGCCCCTTATTTTGACTGTCAATCTCAGTGTTGGAG CTTACTTGTTCATGAGAACGAAGAAAAAGGATACAGTCCAGGAGGAGGAAGTTTCAAGCAAAATTCCTTCATCCACTCCTAGTACAACCGCTCCAGTTTCTGAGACACCCATACCATCACCTACCATTTCTGAAGTAGTGAAGCTATGTGAACCTATTCGAGAGGATCAGCAGCGTGAACTATTCAAGTggattttggaagaaaaaagaaaagtgaaaccAAAAGATTCAGAAGAGAGAAAGCGCATTGATGATGAGAAAGCTATTCTCAAACAATTCATTCGAGCAAAATCCATCCCAAGCATCTAA
- the LOC18094854 gene encoding uncharacterized protein LOC18094854 isoform X1 has protein sequence MKAEEEGGLKLFTNKPKKGNKLSLLEIFSFLSNHFGSFKLSIYYLFVAKTTTTIAQLKAKDLSSPTTATGTSSSSSSAAAAASYKMGSQSTAPPPPPQPPKESFARRYKFLWPLILTVNLSVGAYLFMRTKKKDTVQEEEVSSKIPSSTPSTTAPVSETPIPSPTISEVVKLCEPIREDQQRELFKWILEEKRKVKPKDSEERKRIDDEKAILKQFIRAKSIPSI, from the exons ATGAAggcagaagaagaaggaggtcTAAAGCTCTTCACCAACAAACCCAAGAAAGGTAACAAATTATCACTTCtagaaatcttttcttttttatcgaATCATTTTGGGTCTTTTAAACTTTCGATTTACTATTTGTTTGttgcaaaaacaacaacaacaatagcgCAACTAAAAGCAAAGGATTTGTCTTCACCAACAACAGCAACAgggacatcatcatcatcatcatctgctGCTGCAGCTGCATCATACAAAATGGGGTCTCAGTCTACCGCACCTCCACCCCCCCCTCAGCCTCCAAAGGAGTCTTTCGCTAGGCGTTACAAGTTCCTTTGGCCCCTTATTTTGACTGTCAATCTCAGTGTTGGAG CTTACTTGTTCATGAGAACGAAGAAAAAGGATACAGTCCAGGAGGAGGAAGTTTCAAGCAAAATTCCTTCATCCACTCCTAGTACAACCGCTCCAGTTTCTGAGACACCCATACCATCACCTACCATTTCTGAAGTAGTGAAGCTATGTGAACCTATTCGAGAGGATCAGCAGCGTGAACTATTCAAGTggattttggaagaaaaaagaaaagtgaaaccAAAAGATTCAGAAGAGAGAAAGCGCATTGATGATGAGAAAGCTATTCTCAAACAATTCATTCGAGCAAAATCCATCCCAAGCATCTAA
- the LOC18094854 gene encoding uncharacterized protein LOC18094854 isoform X2, with protein sequence MKAEEEGGLKLFTNKPKKAQLKAKDLSSPTTATGTSSSSSSAAAAASYKMGSQSTAPPPPPQPPKESFARRYKFLWPLILTVNLSVGAYLFMRTKKKDTVQEEEVSSKIPSSTPSTTAPVSETPIPSPTISEVVKLCEPIREDQQRELFKWILEEKRKVKPKDSEERKRIDDEKAILKQFIRAKSIPSI encoded by the exons ATGAAggcagaagaagaaggaggtcTAAAGCTCTTCACCAACAAACCCAAGAAAG cgCAACTAAAAGCAAAGGATTTGTCTTCACCAACAACAGCAACAgggacatcatcatcatcatcatctgctGCTGCAGCTGCATCATACAAAATGGGGTCTCAGTCTACCGCACCTCCACCCCCCCCTCAGCCTCCAAAGGAGTCTTTCGCTAGGCGTTACAAGTTCCTTTGGCCCCTTATTTTGACTGTCAATCTCAGTGTTGGAG CTTACTTGTTCATGAGAACGAAGAAAAAGGATACAGTCCAGGAGGAGGAAGTTTCAAGCAAAATTCCTTCATCCACTCCTAGTACAACCGCTCCAGTTTCTGAGACACCCATACCATCACCTACCATTTCTGAAGTAGTGAAGCTATGTGAACCTATTCGAGAGGATCAGCAGCGTGAACTATTCAAGTggattttggaagaaaaaagaaaagtgaaaccAAAAGATTCAGAAGAGAGAAAGCGCATTGATGATGAGAAAGCTATTCTCAAACAATTCATTCGAGCAAAATCCATCCCAAGCATCTAA
- the LOC7480055 gene encoding uncharacterized protein LOC7480055 isoform X2, producing the protein MATAVGSMNVDVLSRRVRVRAASVDTQQRLSYNPNAPKNPFKNLNPKPNNFVPTSTAPAPSSTVTLTAQTVSGLLKRTTVIVQEQLNDSYLGYERWLPSPPKVEKPRSVFNAATLAYIGDSIFELYARRHFLFPPLSIEEHNDRVMAVVRCEAQDALLQKLLNDNYLSEEERSVFST; encoded by the exons ATGGCAACAGCAGTAGGATCCATGAATGTGGATGTGTTATCTAGAAGAGTAAGAGTAAGAGCTGCTTCAGTGGACACTCAACAAAGACTCTCTTACAATCCCAATGCTCCGAAAAACCCCTTCAAAAACCTCAATCCTAAACCCAACAATTTTGTTCCCACAAGTACTGCTCCTGCTCCCTCCTCAACTGTCACTTTAACTGCTCAGACAGTTTCTGGGCTTCTCAAACGCACGACTGTTATTGTTCAAG AACAATTGAATGATTCATATCTGGGATATGAGAGGTGGCTGCCGAGTCCGCCCAAAGTGGAGAAGCCTCGATCAGTGTTTAATGCTGCGACTTTGGCATATATTGGTGATAGTATATTCGAG CTATATGCTCGTAGGCACTTTTTGTTTCCTCCATTGAGTATTGAGGAACATAATGACCGTGTGATGGCAGTTGTACGCTGTGAAGCACAG GACGCGTTGCTCCAGAAGCTTCTTAATGATAATTACCTATCAGAGGAAGAAAG